The genomic window AATCTTAATCTGATTATTATTGATTTTGCAGGGAATCTTGTCATCTGTTCTGTTGGATGGTTCTCCTTTACGTGGTTGGAAGATATTTCCTATTTCGTTTGATCACATAACTAATATTTTATTCACCAATCCTATAGCACACATTGCACACCCACTTGTTcggaaatcaaacaaaatggtTCTCAAAGAAACAGAAGGTAAGTCAAGAAAGCCTTTCTTAAGTAGTGTATGCCCAATAACTATGAGCATCAAAGCATAAATCTTTATCAAGCTCACAGCGTGTTTCTTTAGATGTCGATTTTAGTTAATGGCAATATTTCCAAAATGCAATTTACTTATTCCTGCATAGATCCTCAAATTAAGGGCTTATCTCAATAACTTGTAGATGGAGATTGCAGCTATTCGAATAGTAGCCAGtaatttttcagaaattattTATGCATGCTTGATGAAATATGACACTTATTATGCTAAGCAACCCAAAGACAGCCATATGTTTCAGGCAACATTAGCCATACATCAACAGGAAGTCACTTGAAAGGCTAAATGTAATCTTCAAGACATGCTTTAAATACTTGTGTAAATCAATCTCTCTATCCAGATGACCCTTGTGGGACTCCTCAGAGATTCAAGAAACTATCCTGTATCTCACTGCATATGAATTTCTTGGATAGGAACTAAAGGAAGGTGCCTTAACCATCATATATAACAATGTTATTAAATGCAGTAGCGACCCCTGTGTGCAAGATCATGCCTAGCTTCATATGTAACATTGAGTGGAAAGTTGTAGGAACCCCTAATTTACAAGACCATGTAACCAGAATACACAAAAATGCAGGATGTCACCTTGGACAAACGGATTTGTAATGAACAACAGTAGGTGATGCTGCCTCCTTTTTGTGTTCAAATATGTAATAAATACAAACTTCTACAGGGAGAAAAACTTATGTTATACATCTGTATTGAGAACAAGGAACACGTAATGAGAGCTATATTCTTTGACATAATTGATGCTTCCACCATAAGTGTATAACTCTTCTTCTTATACATCATGGCAGATGATCCCTTGAAAGGTCCAGCATTTCATGTTGGCCAGTTTGTTATAAATGAAACAGATCAAGTGAAAGATACGTACATATCATTTAGAGGATGGAGCAAAGGTGTTTGTTTTGTTAATGGTTTTAATCTTGGAAGATATTGGCCGGtatagtttctctctctctctccctctctgtctgcctGTGAAGCTATTTAACTTTTCAATCTAAAATTAACTTGTATACTCTGCAACAGTCTGTTGGACCTCAATGCAGCCTCTATGTTCCAGCTCCAATCCTGAAGCATGGAGAAAACACTGTGGTATGGGTTCAATCCTTATTATTGTTGGTGCTATTACCTTAACTGGGAACTTCTGTTTCTATTCTGCCAAGCTATCACAATATTCTCATGTGCCTTTCCTCTTGCTTGCTATTTTTTGCACTTCTCCTGCATAAAGTcatcaattttattttctttaaatatcCAATTGGACTGGTAATTTTTTAGGCTATACTGATAGTTAACTTGGACTTTGTACCAGTGCAGCAGCATTTATATCATTAAAATCAAAGGCAGGAAATTCATGATAAAATGCTGCTCTCCTAGTAAGGATTTACGCAATGTCAATTTTGCATTTCCTAGTGTTGAGAGCAATGGGAACTCAGAACCAAGTCTAAAGACGATAGGATTTATTCTGAATCAAGTATTTGAATTAAGTATCCTGAGCTTATGTGAATAGTTCTCTTATCAAGGTTAGAACTTGTacagtttgaactttgaactgcTTCAGCAAATGTGAGCATGGTCTGTGATGCTTTAAGAGAAGTTATAAAAACATACTCAGAGAAGGATCTTTTTTCCAATTAATATGAATATTGTAACACAAATATGCAAGGTTATGAACTGGAAATTAGCAAGATGAACATCATGAAAGAAGGCCAAATTATAGAGATGCTCTAGTAGGTCATGTTTGTATGTCCTGTCCACTAGACTCTTCCAAACTGGtgtattttgtaaaattattgTCTTGGATTATGACATTAGCATGACTGTTCACCGACTGATACTTTGTCTTAACTCGCAACATATTTGTTATCACCTTAATCGATTGTCTCATCTTCAAGAATggccctttcttttcttgctatTTGAGAACATGTTATGCAAACACCAAAGGTAAAGGTAAATCCAttgtttcattttatataatatgttgtaTAATATTTGctgagaaaagaaagacatgatATGCTTATGATAAATGACATTAAAAAAGGGATAAACTTTCTGACTATTGCACCTGCTACTTGTAGGTATTGCCAGCTTTGTGCCGCTAGAAATGGCTTTTAATTAGCTCATACTATTTCTGTTGCATTTGTGACAATGTCTATCGGCTAGTTTGTGGCTATTAAAGATTCACATCATATACTTACCAGAGTTTGCCAATAGCAATAACAAAATGCACTTGCTTTTTAAATTATGACGTTTTACACGGTATGACAGTTGAAATTGGTATATTGCTGTGATTCTGGATCTGCTGAAATATATCAAAAACTTTTAATCCGTTCTTTTGTCATCTCTGAATTAGCTTGGTGTTTTCTTCAGGTGTTGCTGGAGCTTGAGCAAGCCAATCTTGAGCATGTGATCACCTTCGTCAGTGGACCTGATTTTACTTGTGGACCAACTCGTGCAACATCTACAACCTAGCTTGCGCTATATGTGAGACGGACGCACTTGTGTTGCGTATCTAAGTTATCCTGTTTCACATTGAAATTGAGTCATGAGAACCGCACTGCGATTGCCAAACATGGttacaaatattattcttaGCGACCTTTTTAGCAGTGCaagacattttcttttttctctcagGATAATTTTGGTCTACTAGCAGTACTGTGAGCAAGGATCGCAGATAAATGCCTACAACATGGTACAAGAGGCTTAAGACGAATGTCGTCAAGAACTCTTTTTAAAATAGCCACTTCATATTCACGTTTGTAGATTGAGGTCACGTTGAACCGGAAATAAGTCGATCCATTTTTCTTGGAGCTTACTTTGATTAACTTCAGCTCGGTTGAAGATGCTCATTCAAACTTGCAAATAAAATGAGAGTCTGGAAGCTGAATAAGAACACCAAGTGCTTGGTTGTTAATTACGAACAACATATGCTAACGTGTTATGTATCATAATGTGGTAGAAAGCTGAGTCGAAATTAACTTCAACCTCTGCTATTTGATTCTTGTTTAGGTTTAAGACGCGCACACACACGAATGTTTGCCTAATGCAAATAACAGATTATTACAATAAAATGATAAACTAAATCAGTGCAGTGCTCTTCAAGTTGGAGGTCAACAATGGGAAAGGAAAAATCCTCTGACCGGTCCCCAGGATCCCTCTCGGATCAAACCTAGACTTCCTTTCTAGAAAGACTGACCATTTTGCACCAAAATGTCTCCTCCACTCACTCTCCTCTGTATAGTAGGGAAGATACATTTTCACGCCAAGCTTTCTTCTTTCGCATGCCTTACATATCTCTCTGTTCTGCTCTTCATAGAACTCCCAGTCGTAAACTGCAGATCTCAGCAAGCCCACTGAGTAGAAGACCTCCTCGTTCGGTACTATGGCTGACATTCTGTCATCCCATCTGCAGATAATCTTTGCCATCTCAATCACATATCATGAACGCACAAAAACTGAGTGACTCAAGCAGATTGATTCTGCTAGGCAAGAGGGGCTCAAATCGAGTTATGGACTTCAAATGCCTCTCTAGCTACACAGGTTCCTAGTCTTCGTTCCTGGCTCATGATTGATCAATCCAAAGGACATAGATACTCTTCAATTTTATCTTTATCTACAAACCATATCAATCAATGAATCAAATTTGAGGTAAGGTTTACTAAATGGCCAATCACCTTCGCTAGACATGGTGGTGGATGCTGGAGATTACTAGATACATGGCAATATTTATTACTTTCCCATTTAGTCACAGAAGTTACATGCATGGTATGTGCTGGATACCCTCTAATATGACAATAGCTGGCTGGACGTGACTCAAAATGGATCTACCTAGGTCAAAAATCTAGAGAATCATTTGCATTTCAAGTTTCTTTTTGGATGTAGATTTGGTTCCAAGTCAACCCAAGgtagtaaaatttaaaaaaagaaaacacactatgacaaataaaaaagtttatcaGTGAGACTCGTTTTTGCCGGATTCAGGTCGATACTTGGCGAAATTGATAACGACTACTTTTTCCCTGGTTTTACCTGCTCCTCTTCATAGGGTATACAAGCAATGGCCCCGAAGTATTGTTTCGAGAGAGTATTCCCTTGAAAACCACATCGTGGAACTCCAAGATCCGGGAAGCAGGCACGAACAAGCAGAGCCATGGGTGTGGAACATTCCACAGCCCTCTTGACCTGAGCTTGATCTCCCCATGGCGCACTCTGTTCAAGAAAGCCATGTAGGTAACGTCCTTGCTAGCCATCATCCGTGGTATATAGTGCAACTTGCTCATCAGACCCTCTAATTCCTGCCGAGGCCAAACAATCGGGAATCCTAGTTAATACTTCATGCCAATGTCGTGAGAAGTAAAAACCAGAGGCCAATCACTTtagaaaaaatgcaaagaatCCGCGGTCAGCCTTTTCTTTAGAACAGTTTTGAAAGCTACACTTGTCATATTTACTAATAAAGTTAACGAATTGGTGCACCCTGCATGCATCAGTGATCAGCTTATGATATTCAAAGAGCACAATGTGGCAGCAAACAGCAAACAAAAGACCTCGAGATCAACCAAATTGTTTACGTGTTTTAGTTTTATCACTCGATTCTTAAACTCCAGATGAGCATCCGCTATTTGTTTTGGAACTTTGTGGCACAAATCTGTGGATTTCTCGCATGCCTACTTACCATTCATGCGTCCACAATCAGAGTATCGTGATCAAATAACATCCAAAAAGTCTTTGGCATCATTAAATTTAGGAAGAGAACATGCATACGTACCTCATCGACATGATGCTTTGCAGAACGGTCGTTGTAATACTTGCAGAGCTCCAGGCAGTAGAGGATGGTGTTGTTCGTGGCAATATGGTGAGGGAACTGAAATGAAGATGATCTCCAATTGCTATTGCCGTCATTCTTGTCAGCCATCATGACGAATCCTTCTACATAGTCAAATCCCTCATTCTCCTTGTCCCCATCCCCACCATGCGAAGATACGAGAAGCTCTTGGTCCCTTGTGAAGCCAGAGAAATCAGAGTAAAGCAATCTCACCCACCTCACCTGCATTGAAGTAAATGCACTACCGTTTGAAGTTTCCAAAGAAAAGGATCTTGgtatataagataaatgaacaagctaacaaaattaaaagatcaTTTGTGCTGGGTTGGTCGACTATTAATAGGACAAggacgttctctctctctctctctctctctctctctctctctctctcgtgcagTGGATACATACCATCTTTGGAGCTTTTTCCAAGATAATTCTTGCTCTTGTGATGATGCCAAACTGCCCAAGTCCTCCAAGAGCAGCATTGAACAACTCTGAGTTATTCGTCCTTGAGCATGTCTGCGTCTCCCCCTTCCCTGCGTTTAGATTGACCTCAGTTTCACTTCACAAGTACTTAACCTACACTGCATACAcgcacactctctctctctctctaaatcccCACCATCCATTACGTCGAAAAGCGATTGCTGCCGACCGACCGAACGATTGATGTGATTACTACATTGTCGATACTTACGCAGAGGGAGCTCGCATGGTGAGTAGCGCGCGATGGCATCTGTCAAATTTATGAAGGGGATCTACGCTCTTGGTCATGCACTTCAGTGATAGACAGATTCTGTCATGTGCATTAATGACATGCAATGGTGGGTCTCCGATTTGTATTGTGAATGGTATGTAGAGACAAAGAGTGTGGGTAAGCGAAGTCTGGACCAATTGAAAAAGCGATTTGACAGATGCCACGATCTCCACTGAGTGGTTAGCGTAATTATTTAaaagttgttttatttttggCTAGCTAGTCTCGTCCATATAATCCCTTGGGTGAGCAAGAGCCACCTTTCTTGCTCTCCATCATTCTCTCGTGTCGAAGATCATTCTCTCGTGtcgaagattattttgtgacaTAAGTGGACCTGTGTATATCCGTCAATCTGAGTGTCGCACTGCCACCGTTTGCAATCTACAAAAGTAATGATCACGTGAATAAAACTTACAACTAGACTCCCACTAGCCCCGCCAGCTTGACTGGCTAGATTGTCAAAGAGAAATTCTTGATAAAAAATCTTAATAACAAGTATTGAAAATCATCTGCAAGCATAGATAAATTGTTATTCCTATCCACTTGATGAGTTTCACAGCAAGTTCCGCAGGAGAACAGCTAAAGATCCTCGGCTCTATGTGGAATATTGCTCAGGACATTTTGAAGAATGCATTCGTTCTGCATATTCCAATTGAAAAAA from Nymphaea colorata isolate Beijing-Zhang1983 chromosome 6, ASM883128v2, whole genome shotgun sequence includes these protein-coding regions:
- the LOC116255923 gene encoding cytokinin dehydrogenase 3-like, yielding MDSHAITRASTDFGRMHRNVPSAVFRPPSTNSISAFIKLSYESVEPFPITARGHAHSLHGQAQAGNGVVIEMMSLNSGAINNENANSFGCSSEEKCYIDVGGGELWIDVLRKTLKHGLAPRSWTDYLYLTVGGTLSNGGISGQSFRHGPQISNVLELDVITGKGETQTCSRTNNSELFNAALGGLGQFGIITRARIILEKAPKMVRWVRLLYSDFSGFTRDQELLVSSHGGDGDKENEGFDYVEGFVMMADKNDGNSNWRSSSFQFPHHIATNNTILYCLELCKYYNDRSAKHHVDEELEGLMSKLHYIPRMMASKDVTYMAFLNRVRHGEIKLRSRGLWNVPHPWLCLFVPASRILEFHDVVFKGILSRNNTSGPLLVYPMKRSRWDDRMSAIVPNEEVFYSVGLLRSAVYDWEFYEEQNREICKACERRKLGVKMYLPYYTEESEWRRHFGAKWSVFLERKSRFDPRGILGTGQRIFPFPLLTSNLKSTALI